Proteins encoded in a region of the Trypanosoma brucei gambiense DAL972 chromosome 11, complete sequence genome:
- a CDS encoding T. brucei spp.-specific protein — protein MTFFGLMRLFGRGSAVSSVEPLGSEESQQSSPSESQQHAPEYLEIDYEQEMEECSRYTFSTGPLQSSDPRVDIRMLEGLRFQHQHQHQKQSQSQQFEPGNALPPRCGLRERFASDGYDCISLRLLLGEARRLHLARCGGMVAEVRRQWREFATNLAEELGQLSFEQVRRNIACARLFDLTSLSSSTGAGGASHDVTSSGNFTLYCGSGGGAERVRALQYRKERLLQKLRERKTLFWTGDDELPCETQTRHMEQGEEQPFTSDSGAVPPAVAVEGLESRRKLQSNVSLSSSVSGLIGVGAFVKCRDESGEGLSVGLTSYASSCVEDVDDDDSVCMGDDIVTVSSDGFGYCTPLGLSETGLLTAGPGG, from the coding sequence ATGACATTTTTCGGGTTAATGCGGTTGTTTGGTCGTGGGTCTGCGGTGAGTTCGGTGGAACCCCTCGGGTCGGAGGAGTCACAAcaatcatcaccatcagaaTCACAACAACACGCGCCGGAATACCTGGAAATTGATTACGAGCAGGAAATGGAGGAATGTTCACGGTACACTTTCAGCACGGGACCTCTTCAATCGTCTGATCCACGTGTTGACATTCGCATGCTCGAAGGCCTTCGTTtccaacatcaacatcaacatcagaaGCAGTCGCAGTCGCAGCAGTTTGAACCGGGGAATGCGCTTCCGCCGCGTTGTGGATTGCGCGAGCGGTTCGCATCTGACGGTTATGACTGCATTTCCCTGCGGCTTCTGCTCGGGGAGGCTCGGCGGTTACACCTCGCGCGTTGTGGCGGAATGGTGGCGGAAGTGAGGCGGCAATGGCGTGAGTTTGCCACAAACCTCGCGGAGGAGTTGGGCCAGTTGAGTTTCGAGCAGGTACGGCGTAATATTGCTTGCGCTCGGCTATTTGATTTAACATCTCTTAGCAGCTCCACTGGTGCTGGTGGAGCGAGTCATGATGTCACCAGTAGCGGTAACTTTACGCTTTAttgtggtagtggtggtggtgctgaGCGGGTGCGTGCATTGCAGTATCGGAAAGAGCGACTTCTTCAAAAGTTACGTGAGCGTAAGACGCTCTTTTGGACAGGTGATGATGAACTGCCTTGCGAAACACAAACTCGCCATATGGAGCAGGGGGAGGAGCAACCATTTACTTCTGATTCAGGGGCAGTACCTCCTGCTGTTGCGGTTGAGGGATTGGAAAGTAGAAGAAAACTGCAATCCAATGTTTCGTTAAGTTCTTCGGTTTCGGGTCTGATTGGTGTTGGTGCCTTTGTTAAATGTAGAGATGAATCGGGTGAAGGTCTTAGCGTTGGTTTAACATCTTATGCGAGTAGTTGTGTTGAAGATGTGGATGATGACGACAGCGTTTGCATGGGTGATGATATCGTAACGGTTAGCAGTGATGGATTTGGGTATTGTACACCACTTGGTTTGAGCGAAACAGGACTTTTAACTGCAGGGCCTGGCGGATGA